GGCAGCGGGCGCCACCCCTGTCGACTCCGGGGCCGCATCGGAGGCGCTCTGGTCGACGCTGCCGGAGCGGGAGGTGTCGACGGCGACGCCGGGGGGCATCCCGCCCCCGTCGGCGGTGCTGGACGCGCTGCCGCCGACGATGCCGAGGATCGGCGGGGTGACGAGGACGCCCACCACGAAGGCGGCGGCCACCCCGGTGCCCGTCAGCCATCCGCGTCGGCGGGCCCGCGCTCGGGCCGCGGCCGGGGTCGGCCGGGGACGCCGGGCGGCGATCTCGTCGAACACGGCGGCCTCGATGCGCGAAGCCGCGGCATCCGACAGCTCGGGAAGGTCGTCGTGGGGTGTGTGGTCGTTCATGCGTCGCTCGCTTCCTTCACGGCACCGCGCAGTCGGGTGCGGACTCGGGAGAGACGGTTCCGGACGATCGCGTGACTCACGCCCAGCTCCTCCGCGGCAGCCTGGTACGCGTAGCCCTCCGCTGCGCAGAGTCGGAAGATCTCTCGGTCGAGGTCGCTCATCGTTCCGACCTCAGCCGCGATCCTCGCCGCCATCGCCGCGGTGATCACCTGCTCCTCGACGCTGATCGTCGAGGGGAGGGTCTCGTCGACGGCCTCTGTCGTGTGCGCCCGATCCCGCAGGCGCTGGCGCAGACGGTTCGCGGCCTGGAACCGGCAGATCGTGGCCAGCCACGGGAGGATCGACTCTCCCCGCAGCTCGAGGTCCGGCAACTTGCGCCAGGCGGTCACGAAGGTCTCCTGGGTGACGTCCTCGGCGTCGGCGGGGGAGCCGAGGATGCCGTGGGCGATCCAGTAGACCGGGCGTACGTGCAGGCGGTACAGCTCGCGGAACGCGCTCTCGTCGCCGGCCGCGGCCTGAGCCGCCCATCTCTGATCACTCGTCTGCACGGGCATCCTGTTTCCGTTCGGTGTCTCTCACCCGGGAAGTGTCGGCGGATGCCTCATCGTCTCAGATGGTCGACGAGATGTTCCTCGCGGCTGCCGGTGGTGCGTCATGTTGTGAGAGCGTGCACCCGAACGCTCCGCGCTCGGCTAGCATTGGCGACGCGAGAGGGAGTATCCCGTCAGCGCATCCGCCGTCATCACGAGCATCGACATCGCTGCTCCGGTAATGCGACGCACTTCGTGCGTGGGAGAGACTTTCGATCAACTCCCGACCCTCCGAAAGGTCAAGCACGCCCGTGGAAATCCCTCTCTGGTTCGAGATCACCTCGATGATCGTCCTGTCGATCATCCTGCTCGGCGACCTGCTCCTGATCCGCCTCCGCCCGCACATCCCCTCGACGAAGGAGTCGACCCTGTGGGTGGTGTTCTACGTCGGACTCGCGCTGCTCTTCGCGGTGCTTCTGGGGAACGTCGGCGGCTGGCGCAATGCGGGCGACTTCATCACCGGCTGGGCGCTGGAATACAGCCTCTCGATCGACAATCTCTTCGTGTTCGTGCTGATCATGGCGCAGTTCGCTGTGCCGCGGCGCCTGCAGCAGCAGGTGCTGATGGTCGGCATCATCATCGCGCTGGTCCTCCGCGGCGCGTTCATCCTCGTCGGCGTGACGATCGTCGAGCACTTCTCGCCGATCTTCTACATCTTCGGTGCGTTCCTCATCTACACCGCGATCAAGCAGGCGATGCCGGAGGGCGACCACGACGGCGAGGTGCAGCGGGAGAACTTCATCGTCCGCCTGCTGCGCCGCCGCATCGACATCAGCGAGACGTACGACGGATCTAAGCTGCGCACCACGGTCGACGGCACGCGCATGTGGAC
The sequence above is a segment of the Microbacterium sp. Root553 genome. Coding sequences within it:
- a CDS encoding TerC/Alx family metal homeostasis membrane protein; this translates as MEIPLWFEITSMIVLSIILLGDLLLIRLRPHIPSTKESTLWVVFYVGLALLFAVLLGNVGGWRNAGDFITGWALEYSLSIDNLFVFVLIMAQFAVPRRLQQQVLMVGIIIALVLRGAFILVGVTIVEHFSPIFYIFGAFLIYTAIKQAMPEGDHDGEVQRENFIVRLLRRRIDISETYDGSKLRTTVDGTRMWTPMVIVFITIGVTDLIFAIDSIPAIFEITTNGFLVFAANIFALMGLRQLYFLLGDLLDRLRYLHYGIAVILGFIGIKLILHALHENELPFINGGQHVEWVPDIDNMVSLGVIVAAMTVATVASLIASSRDKRAAKRLDQPVE
- a CDS encoding RNA polymerase sigma factor; its protein translation is MPVQTSDQRWAAQAAAGDESAFRELYRLHVRPVYWIAHGILGSPADAEDVTQETFVTAWRKLPDLELRGESILPWLATICRFQAANRLRQRLRDRAHTTEAVDETLPSTISVEEQVITAAMAARIAAEVGTMSDLDREIFRLCAAEGYAYQAAAEELGVSHAIVRNRLSRVRTRLRGAVKEASDA